The Candidatus Thorarchaeota archaeon genome includes a window with the following:
- a CDS encoding CoB--CoM heterodisulfide reductase iron-sulfur subunit A family protein, translated as MSDPVLVIGAGVAGLTVAVELADSGVETVLVDRETSVGGNALNLYKAFPTDDCFYCFESNRSRPGIRKCFYRSALLDQPNIDLRVDTEIEEIKGEPGSFEIRLKQGPQYVDSKKCTMCGACTKLSDAFSLLSPQCQPQSVIFNPEKEDEGSSKAEEECPTGAIDLNAESSETTLTASDIVIATGYQEMKPNQVDEYGYGQYSNVITQLELAKILDPNGPSHGALVRPSDGAQVRRLLMVQCVGSRDENYHPFCSKICCVFALKHANIIRRERNGTDVSVVYMDIRTYDRHERYYREAREAGVEFTRGRVSEVNPLEDGTLDITLYDSLLDKYFKTNVDLLVLSSALEPSTGMTKMIEELGLESASGYVSPANLLDTEVVAGDHVYACGGAIGPAEVPESVTQARAVASKILQERMR; from the coding sequence ATGTCTGATCCGGTGCTGGTAATAGGGGCGGGCGTTGCAGGCCTTACGGTCGCTGTTGAGCTGGCTGATTCGGGAGTTGAGACTGTACTTGTTGACCGCGAGACTAGTGTGGGTGGCAATGCGCTAAATCTTTACAAAGCATTTCCAACCGATGATTGTTTCTATTGTTTCGAAAGCAATCGGTCTCGGCCAGGAATAAGAAAATGCTTTTATCGTAGCGCGCTACTCGACCAGCCAAATATCGATTTACGGGTAGATACCGAGATAGAAGAAATAAAGGGGGAGCCAGGTTCCTTTGAAATCAGATTGAAACAGGGTCCGCAATATGTAGATTCTAAAAAGTGTACTATGTGTGGTGCATGCACTAAACTCTCAGACGCATTTTCCCTCTTATCCCCTCAATGCCAACCTCAGTCAGTCATATTCAATCCTGAAAAAGAAGATGAAGGAAGTTCCAAAGCTGAAGAGGAATGCCCCACAGGAGCCATTGATTTGAATGCAGAGTCAAGCGAAACCACCCTCACCGCATCCGATATTGTCATAGCAACCGGTTATCAAGAAATGAAACCAAATCAGGTTGATGAATATGGATATGGTCAGTATTCCAATGTCATCACTCAACTCGAATTGGCCAAAATTCTGGATCCGAATGGCCCCTCTCATGGAGCCTTAGTGCGCCCATCCGATGGAGCTCAGGTCAGAAGACTTCTCATGGTTCAGTGTGTGGGAAGCAGAGATGAAAATTATCATCCATTCTGCTCCAAGATTTGTTGTGTATTTGCTCTCAAACATGCGAATATCATACGACGTGAAAGAAATGGAACGGATGTTTCTGTCGTCTATATGGATATTCGAACTTATGATAGACATGAACGATATTATCGTGAGGCACGAGAAGCAGGGGTAGAATTTACTCGTGGAAGGGTTAGTGAGGTCAACCCGCTCGAAGATGGAACACTTGATATTACTCTGTATGATTCACTTCTTGACAAGTATTTCAAAACGAATGTAGATTTACTTGTACTCTCATCTGCACTCGAGCCGTCTACTGGCATGACCAAAATGATTGAGGAACTGGGTCTTGAGTCTGCAAGCGGCTACGTAAGCCCCGCTAATCTTCTTGATACTGAAGTCGTAGCTGGTGATCATGTATATGCTTGTGGGGGGGCAATTGGCCCTGCTGAAGTACCTGAAAGTGTTACGCAAGCACGAGCTGTAGCTAGCAAAATACTCCAAGAGAGGATGCGATAA
- a CDS encoding hydrogenase iron-sulfur subunit produces MTNEVNVVLCTCGKELDLDYERMINEIEKSELVSSVEVHDSLCQEEGLDRIEELLSNDDRRLVVAACTSQKLKPHIDKHLKSAGKDPSLISYVNIREHSAWVHSDIDLATEKSIDMIRGGASLASLSIPLYAETKDITSHVVVIGGGIAGMESALNLASLGYSVTIIEKEEELGGHVRNLPVVAPTQKTGVEVIASRLETVKKHAQIDIMTNTRVLFFEGEMGDFEVCYSTNGKEDCIKTSAIVLATGFREFKPSMMDEYRYGKNPDVITQYELSCMLSEGELQRLSDGGEVKEVVMVQCVGSRDEKYKSDCSKLCCTFAIDNALQLLKTSPDIKVHIVYMDIRVPFEHEMIYKESREKGVDYIRGRISMVWEEEDETRVRIYDSLLDKYFQLNPDLVVLSSAILPSEGLEKLAETLSYEIEDDGYVKELYGKLRKTETHRRGVVAVGGVTGPHFVFETITDAQAASMVLHNKLRGGHIEKLARGAVLDVDECIGCSLCAQECPRGVPLMIEQDPEEAELDAEGEKILFKAAIDTLNCHACGVCQSLCPSEATQLNFLSNQQLWSQMEEILRDAGPDNGITLCFHCEECAVSTIDIVGTNRMEYSASTRLVPVPCAGRISIIDLFRALEYGASTVMIAACETDRCHMGGTANEIAQVQVDVAKEILSAIGWNPDRVEMFRMFSAEPNRFTEAVAEMARRAEELGPTPVHKGEAGQWLEVSE; encoded by the coding sequence ATGACCAATGAAGTGAACGTTGTTCTCTGCACCTGCGGCAAAGAGCTTGATTTAGACTACGAAAGGATGATTAATGAAATCGAGAAATCGGAGCTAGTTTCATCAGTTGAGGTTCATGATTCACTATGCCAGGAAGAGGGTCTGGATAGAATAGAGGAACTGCTAAGCAACGATGACAGAAGATTGGTAGTTGCAGCTTGTACCAGTCAAAAACTCAAACCACATATAGACAAACATCTGAAATCTGCGGGCAAAGACCCGTCATTGATTTCGTATGTGAATATCCGCGAACATTCAGCATGGGTTCATTCGGATATCGACTTGGCCACAGAGAAATCTATTGATATGATTCGAGGAGGAGCCTCATTAGCTTCTCTATCTATACCGCTGTATGCCGAAACAAAGGACATAACTTCCCATGTAGTCGTTATTGGTGGCGGTATTGCAGGCATGGAATCCGCTTTGAATCTGGCTAGTCTGGGATATAGTGTAACGATTATCGAGAAGGAAGAGGAACTTGGTGGCCACGTTAGGAATCTTCCAGTCGTAGCGCCGACACAAAAAACCGGGGTGGAAGTCATTGCAAGCCGCCTCGAAACCGTCAAGAAACACGCCCAAATAGACATTATGACTAATACACGTGTTCTTTTCTTTGAAGGCGAAATGGGCGATTTCGAGGTTTGCTATTCCACCAATGGTAAAGAAGATTGTATCAAAACCTCAGCTATTGTTCTTGCCACCGGGTTTCGAGAGTTCAAGCCCTCGATGATGGATGAATATCGATACGGAAAGAATCCCGATGTTATTACGCAATACGAGCTTTCCTGTATGTTGTCAGAAGGGGAACTTCAGCGTCTTTCTGATGGCGGCGAGGTGAAAGAAGTAGTAATGGTCCAGTGTGTTGGAAGTAGAGACGAGAAGTACAAATCAGACTGCAGTAAGCTTTGTTGTACTTTTGCAATTGATAATGCACTCCAGCTCCTGAAAACATCTCCAGATATCAAAGTCCATATCGTATACATGGATATTCGAGTACCTTTCGAACATGAAATGATATACAAAGAGTCAAGGGAAAAAGGCGTGGATTACATCCGTGGTCGTATAAGCATGGTCTGGGAGGAAGAGGATGAGACCCGTGTAAGAATATACGATTCGCTACTCGACAAGTACTTCCAGTTGAACCCTGATTTGGTTGTTTTATCATCAGCTATTCTTCCATCTGAGGGTCTAGAGAAACTCGCTGAGACACTTAGTTACGAGATTGAAGACGACGGATATGTCAAAGAGCTATATGGCAAACTGCGAAAAACAGAGACTCACAGAAGAGGGGTTGTAGCTGTAGGAGGTGTGACCGGCCCCCATTTTGTTTTCGAAACAATAACTGATGCACAAGCGGCCTCGATGGTTCTTCACAACAAGCTCAGAGGGGGTCATATAGAGAAACTGGCGCGTGGCGCAGTTCTCGATGTTGACGAGTGTATTGGTTGTAGTTTGTGTGCCCAAGAGTGCCCTCGAGGTGTACCGCTGATGATTGAACAGGATCCAGAAGAAGCTGAACTGGATGCTGAAGGTGAGAAAATCCTGTTCAAAGCTGCAATTGATACATTGAATTGTCATGCATGTGGTGTTTGTCAAAGTCTTTGTCCTTCTGAAGCGACCCAACTTAATTTCCTGAGCAATCAACAGTTATGGTCCCAGATGGAAGAAATCCTGCGAGATGCGGGACCGGATAACGGAATCACACTTTGTTTTCATTGTGAAGAATGCGCCGTATCAACAATTGATATTGTAGGCACTAACCGTATGGAATATTCAGCCAGTACCCGACTCGTACCTGTTCCCTGTGCAGGACGGATTTCGATTATCGACTTATTCAGGGCACTAGAATACGGTGCGAGTACGGTAATGATTGCCGCTTGTGAAACTGACAGATGTCACATGGGTGGTACAGCTAACGAAATTGCTCAAGTGCAAGTGGATGTTGCTAAAGAGATTCTATCTGCAATTGGTTGGAACCCTGACCGGGTGGAAATGTTTAGAATGTTTAGTGCGGAACCAAACCGATTTACTGAAGCTGTGGCTGAAATGGCAAGACGGGCTGAAGAATTGGGCCCCACTCCGGTTCATAAAGGAGAAGCAGGCCAATGGTTGGAGGTTAGCGAATGA
- a CDS encoding CoB--CoM heterodisulfide reductase subunit B has translation MPEYNLYAGCSVPANYPNYEASMLRVADSFDMELKYMEGVACCGSPNLRAIDYEGWLKVNARTLAIADKNGNDIVTPCNGCFGSLKDVYYHLKHNEDYVEMVNAELASEGLEFTGDAKPRHFVEALYTDIGIDRIKDSITNPLDGVGIAIHYGCHLLRPKDVTEFRPEILKDLVAVTGAEVVEYPLWKQCCGATVLPVDEPLAIRLARDKLKSMKEAGAQFATVVCPACGNQLDLQQLDLKNTYGEEYNIPILHYPQILGLAMGLSEDEIGLYLNRVPAEPILEHVSK, from the coding sequence ATGCCAGAATATAATCTCTATGCTGGATGTAGTGTACCCGCCAATTACCCCAATTATGAAGCTTCTATGCTAAGGGTTGCTGATAGCTTTGATATGGAACTGAAGTACATGGAAGGGGTAGCTTGCTGTGGAAGCCCTAATCTTAGGGCAATCGATTATGAGGGATGGTTGAAGGTCAACGCTCGCACTTTAGCAATTGCAGATAAGAATGGAAACGACATCGTAACGCCCTGCAATGGCTGTTTTGGCTCGTTGAAGGATGTCTACTATCATCTAAAGCATAACGAGGACTATGTTGAGATGGTGAACGCTGAGTTGGCATCAGAAGGACTTGAATTCACAGGTGATGCAAAACCCCGCCATTTTGTGGAAGCGCTGTACACTGACATAGGTATTGACCGCATCAAAGACAGTATAACAAATCCATTAGACGGCGTAGGAATAGCGATACATTATGGTTGTCATCTGCTCAGACCCAAGGATGTTACCGAATTCAGGCCTGAAATCCTGAAGGACCTCGTCGCTGTAACGGGAGCCGAAGTCGTTGAATACCCCCTTTGGAAACAGTGTTGCGGTGCAACAGTACTTCCAGTAGATGAACCACTCGCAATACGGCTCGCTCGTGATAAGCTGAAATCGATGAAGGAAGCGGGAGCTCAATTTGCCACAGTTGTTTGTCCCGCTTGTGGCAATCAATTGGACCTTCAGCAGCTGGATTTGAAGAATACATATGGTGAGGAGTATAATATTCCTATTTTGCATTATCCACAGATTCTTGGGCTTGCGATGGGCCTCAGTGAGGATGAAATCGGTTTGTATCTAAACAGGGTACCTGCTGAACCAATACTAGAGCATGTCTCTAAATAA